In one window of Candidatus Avedoeria danica DNA:
- the rimM gene encoding ribosome maturation factor RimM, producing MTAARADRPEYIAVGLIRRPHGLHGEVQVDILTDHPEARFKPGGTVWVAGPDLARSEPPGPVTIDTVRSHDRRLLVRFGGAADRDDAAALCGLSVYVPTSDAVPLDEDDSYYPHDLIGLAVVTTNGDPVGRVVDLMNAGASDILVVRGERQVLVPMIGDVIESIDVEGGRIVIVALAGLLDEG from the coding sequence ATGACCGCTGCGCGCGCGGATCGCCCCGAGTACATCGCCGTCGGTCTGATCCGGCGGCCTCATGGTCTGCACGGCGAGGTCCAGGTCGACATCCTGACCGATCACCCCGAGGCGCGGTTCAAGCCCGGGGGGACGGTCTGGGTGGCCGGCCCGGACCTCGCGCGCAGCGAGCCGCCCGGTCCGGTGACGATCGACACCGTCCGGTCGCACGACCGGCGCCTCCTCGTCCGCTTCGGCGGCGCCGCGGACCGCGACGATGCCGCCGCCCTGTGCGGCCTGTCCGTCTACGTCCCGACGTCGGACGCCGTGCCGCTGGACGAAGACGACAGCTACTACCCGCACGACCTGATCGGCCTGGCCGTCGTCACGACGAACGGCGACCCGGTCGGCCGCGTCGTCGACCTCATGAACGCCGGCGCGAGCGACATCCTGGTGGTGCGGGGCGAGCGGCAGGTGCTCGTGCCGATGATCGGGGACGTGATCGAAAGCATCGACGTCGAGGGTGGGCGGATCGTCATCGTGGCGCTGGCGGGGTTGTTGGACGAGGGGTAG
- a CDS encoding KH domain-containing protein yields MTELVRTIATALAEKPEAIEVSSFSKGRTHYVRLKVDPEDMGRVIGRDGRVATAVRSLLTAAADGERWRLEIVD; encoded by the coding sequence ATGACCGAGCTCGTTCGCACGATCGCCACGGCGCTGGCCGAGAAGCCGGAGGCCATCGAGGTCTCGTCGTTCTCGAAGGGCCGGACGCACTACGTCCGGCTGAAGGTCGATCCCGAGGACATGGGGCGCGTGATCGGCCGCGACGGTCGGGTGGCCACTGCGGTGCGGTCGCTCCTGACGGCGGCGGCCGACGGCGAGCGGTGGCGGCTCGAGATCGTCGATTGA